CGCTCGTGCAGGAGGAGGCAGCCGCCTTCGTAGGCGGTGCGCGTGAGCATGGCCAGGCCACCGACATGGAAGAGCGGCAGCGTGCCCAGCCAGCGCGGCGCGGGGTGCGCGCCCAGGTTCGCGGCGGAGGCGCGGCATGAGGCGCGGAAGGCCCCTTCCGTGAGGACGGCGCCCTTGGGCCTTCCCGTCGTCCCGCTGGTGAAGAGGATGACCCGGGCCGTGTCCGCGTCCCAGGCGCGCTCGGGCACGGGGGCGGCTGTCACGCCGTCGGGGAAGGACTCCAAGGCCTCTGCGTCCGGGAGCCGGTCGTGCAGGGCCCCGAGTGCCAACATGAGCCGGGGCTCGACGTCCTCCAGCAGGGGCTTCAGCTCCGTGGGCGTGAGCCGGGCGTTGAGCGGCGCGAAGAGCGCGCCCAGACGACCGAGTGCCCAGAAGAGGAAGGTCACCGCCGGGTGGCTCGTGGACAGCAGCGCCACGCGGTCACCCTGCCCGATTCCTCGCGCGTCCAGGGCTTGCGTCCAGCGCGTCACCTCTTCGTCCAGCGCGCGGAAGGTCCAGGTCCGTCCCGCGAAGCGCAGCGCCTCCGCGTGGGGATGCAGCCGCGCGCCTTCGCGGATGGGGCAGTCGTAGATCATGGCCTCGCACCTCCGAGGAGTGGGAGCCGCTCAGTGTTCCCGGTTGAAGTCCGGGTTCAGTCCGAGCCCGGGCAGGTCGCGCAGCCGCACGAGTCCCCCCCGGGGTTGATACGGATGATCTCGCGGCTCGTCAGCGAAGAGCCGTCCCACGGCGAGGCCGGAGGCCAGCTCTCCCGACGGCAGCGCGGAGGCCAGATGCGCGGCGCCCGCGCGGGCCACCACGCCGTCGATGGAGCTGGTGACGTACGCGTGCATGCCCATTCGGGCCGCTCGCAGCGCCACCACCATGGAGGGCAGCAGCCCTCCGAGCACCATCGGCTTGATCACCACCGCGCCCACCGCGGGCCCGCCGCCCAGGTCCATCGTGAGGAGCGTGCGCACCGCGGCGGGCGTGGCGAGCGTCTCGTCCGCGGCGATGATGCACGGGGCGCGGCGCTGCACCCGCCACAGCGCCTGCAGGTCCTCCGGCGGCGTGGGCTGCTCCACCAATTCCAGGTCGTACCAGCCCAGCCGATCCAGGGCGCGGTTGGCTTCGGGCTCCGTCCAGCCGCCGTTCGCGTCCAGCCGCAGGCGCACGCGCGGCCCCACCGCGTCGCGCACGGCCCGGACCCGGGCTTCGTCCTCGTCCAGCGAGCGGCCCGCGACCTTCACCTTCAGCGTCTGATACCCCTCCTCCACCGCCGCACGCGCTTCCCGGGCCAGGGCTTCCGGGTCCTCCGCGCTCAGCAGCGCGTTCACCAGGACCTCCTGCCGCGCCTCCTCCGCGAGCAGCCAGCACAGGGGCACGCCCTTGCGCTGGGCCACCAGATCCAACAGCGCCAGCTCCAGGCCATGCTGCGCGGCGGGGACAGGCTCCTCCGGGTCGATGCCGCGGATCCGCGCGCCGCGCTGGCGCAGCTCCTCGCTGGCGGACGGGACGAGCGTGGCTTCGACGCCCTCGATGCTGTCCTCCAGCGTCTGCCCCTTGAGGGCGCTCAGCCACCCGCGCAGCACCGTGTGCGTCAGGGCCAGGGACTCCGTGCCGAACTCGGGCAGCGGCATGGCTTCACCCTGCCCTACGTGGCCCTCCTCGTCCCGCAGCCGCACGAGGAACCCGTCGCGCGTGGAGTAGGACCCCCTCGCCGTCTTCAGGGGGTTGGCCAGCGTGAGGTGCAGCGGAGTGAGGGTCGCCTCGATGATGCGCATGACGCCCCTTCAGCGCAGGTACAGCCCGGCCGCGAACAGCAGCCCGAACACCATCTGCAGCTTCGCCGTCCCGCCCAGCGCGGGGTTGAGCGCCGCGCCCTCGGCCTTCAGCATCAGCTTCAGCGGCGGCGCCACCAGCGGCAGGCTCAAGAGCGGCAGGAAGACCCAGGCGCTCGCGTAGCCCCTGGCGAACAGCACGAACGGCGTGACATAGGAGGCCACCAGCAGCAGCACGTACTCCGCGCGGCCGAAGCCCTGGCCGAAGCGCACCGCCATCGTTCGCTTGCCGGCCTTCACGTCCGTGCTCGCGTCGCGCTGGTTGTTCACCACGATGAGGCACGTGCCGATGGCGCCCACCGGCACCGACGCCCACCAGGCCGCCGGGCTCACGACGCCGGCCTGCACGTAGTACGTGCCCGTCACCGCGACGATGCCGAAGAAGATGAGCACGAACAGGTCGCCCAGGCCCAGGTAGGCCAGCGGGAACGGGCCCCCCGTGTACGCATAGCCGCACAAGAGCGAGGCCACGCCGATGGCCACGATGGGCCAGCCGCCCACCGCCACCAGGTACAGCCCCACCAGCGTCGCCAGCGCGAAGCACCCGAGGCCGCCCAGGAGCACCGTGCCCGGCGCGATGAGCCCGCTCTGCGTCACGCGCTTGGGCCCCAGGCGCTCCTCGGTGTCCGCGCCCTTCTTGTAGTCATAGAAGTCGTTGATGAAGTTGGTGCCGATCTGGATCAGCACCGCGCCCACGAGCGCCGCGAGCGCGGGCAACAGGCGCCCCACCCCGTTGCCGTACGCGAGCGCCGTGCCCACCAGCACCGGCACCGCGCCCGCCGTCAGCGTCTTCGGACGCACGGCCATCAGCCACGTCTTCAGCGTGGGCCGGGGAGGAGCCGCATCAGGAGGAGTGCTCACCAGGGTCGTCACGAGTGGGTCGCCTCTCGCGCCAGGATGGCGTGTTCGAACTGCGGCGCTTCGTACCAGGGCGTCTGGAGGAACGAGAGCACTTCGCGCACGTACGCCTCCGGCGCCTCCAGGTGCGGGGCGTGGGTGACCCCGGCGAAGGCGTGGCGCCACACCACCGGCAGCTCCGCCGCCATGCGCCTGGCCAGGGCCGTGAACTTGAGGTCCTGCTCACCGGTGAGCAGCAGCGTGGGCAGCCGCTGTCGGTGCAGCGCGGGCCAGTAGTCGGGCTGCACGCCCAGTCCCAGGGTCTCCAGCGCTCCGGCCAGTCCCTGCGCCGTGCACGCCTTGCGGCGCTCACGCAGCGCGGCCTGCTCCGGCTCCGGCAGGCGGCGCAGTCCGTCGAAGAGGGGCAGCGCCTCCCAGCGCTCCACGAAGGCGTCCACGCCCTTCGCGCGGATGAAGTCCACGAGCTTCGCGTCGGCTTCGCGCCGCTCGGAGCGCTCCTGGCGGCGGTGCAGCCCGGGCGAGCCGCTCTCCATGATCAGCCGGCCGAAGCACTCCGGCGCGCGCACCGCGGCGCCCAGCGCCACCCGCGCGCCCTGCGAATAGCCGAGCAGATCCACGTGGCCGCCCAGCTCGCGGGCCAGGCGGACCACCGCGTCCACCGTCTCCAGGAAGCCGTCGCGCCCTGTCTTCTCCGGCAGCGGCGTGCGGCCGTGGCCGGGCAGGTCCACCGCCACCACGCGCACGGAGCGGCCGAGCAGCGGACGCAGGTGCTCGAACGAAGCGCCGCTGCCGGTGAAGCCGTGCAGCGCCAGGAGCGTATGGGGGCCTTCACCCCAGATGTCATAAGCGAGCGTCACGCCCATGGTCCTTCTCCCAGTGCGGCGGCCATCCGCGTGAAGAGGTGCCGGTGCGCATCCACGTTGGTGGCCCGGTCCACTACGACCTCCACCAGATGGAGGCCTCCCTCCAGCCCGGTGCGCACCGCCGCGCGCAGGGCCGTGGGCGTCGTGGGCCGCTCGAAGCGAGCCCCCGCGAGCGCCGCCGCGTGCGACAGGTCCACGCCGTGCGGCGTGCCGAAGAGGGCCTCGAACTCGTCCGGCTTCGCCACCTGCGCCAGCGGCAGGAAGGAGAAGATGCCGCCGCCGTCGTTGTTCACCACCACGACCGTCAGGGGCACGCGCGCCCGCGCCGCCGAGACGAGCCCACCCACGTCGTGCAGGAGCGCCAGATCACCGGAGAGGAGCACCGCGGGCCGCCCCGCCGCCGCGGCCATGCCCGCCGCGCTGGACACGATGCCGTCGATGCCGTTGGCCCCTCGATTCGCCAGCACGCGCAGCGGGACACCGCCCCCGTGCGCGAACGCGTCCACCGCGCGGATGGGCATGCTGCTGGAGACAAAGAAGAGCGCGTTCGCCGGCAGCGCCGCCACCACCTCGCGCGCCAGCCGGGGCTCGGTCAGTCCATCGGACTGTTCAGCGAGCGCCGTCTCCAGCGCGTTGCGCGCCACCCGCTCCGCGTTGACGAAGTCCTGCGCCCAGCGGCCGGGGCCTCGCGACAGCGCTTGCGTCAGCGCACGGCACGCGAGCACCGCGTTGCCTTCCACCACGCGCGTGGCCCGGTGCGCCGGGTCGTACAGCGCGCCCTCATCGCTGAAGACGGTGATGTCCGCGCCGGAGGCGTCCAGCCACTGCTGCGGCGACTTGGGCGTCAGGCCTCCGCCGAAGCGCAGCACCACCTCCGGCGTGTGGCTCCGCGCGAACGGCTCGTGGCGCAGGAGCGCGTCGTAGAGCGACACGGTCAGCGGGCCGCCTCCGTAGCGCGCCTGCGACGTGGCCTCCGCGAGCACCGGGTAGCCCGTGGCCAGGCTCAGCGCGGTGATGGCCTCCGCGAAGCCGTCGTCCTCGTCGCGGGGACCGCACACGATGACGCCGCGCTCGGTGGTGGCGATGCGCGCGCGCACCTCATCCAACGCCGCCGCGTCCGGGGCCCGCGACGACTGCGAGATGCGGGTGAGGGGCGCGTCCGTCCGCCCTTCCCTCGCGAGCGCCGTCAGCTTCTCCGCGCCGAAGTCCTGCGCGATGGGCGCCAGCGGCTCGCGGAACGGCACGTTGAGCTGCACGGCGCCCCGGGGCGCGCGGCACGCGGTGCTCACCGCGCGGGCGGCCGTGGCGCGCAGGTGCGCGATGGCGGCGCTGCTCGCCTCGGGCATGCCCACGTCCGCGAACATCCTCGCGAAGTCGCCGTAGAAGCGCGCCTGGGGCACCGTCTGCGGCGCGCCCCAGCCCTGCAGCTCCAGCGGCCGGTCCGCCGTGAGGATGATCAACGGCACCTGGGCCATGGCCGCCTCGACGACGGCCGGGAAGAAGTGCGCGCCCGCGGAGCCGCTCGTCGCGACCAGCACCACCGGCTGACGCGACTGCTTCGCCATGCCCAGCGCGAAGAAGCCCGCGCTCCGCTCGTCGATGACGGACCAGACTCGCAGGCCCGGCGTGTGCGCGCAGGCGAGCGCCAGCGCGGACGAGCGCGAACCCGGACACACCACCGCGTGCCGCACGCCGCCACGCACCAGTTCTTCCAGCAGCGCACGCGACCACAGCACGTTGAGGTTGGCGTCCAGGGACATCACCGGCCCCCCAGCGCGCGCAACATCGCCAGACTCTTCATCTCCGTCTCCCGCCACTCGGACTCCGCGCTGGAGCCCGCGACGATGCCCGCGCCCACGAAGAGCCGGGCCTTCGCCCCGCGCACCAGCGCCGAGCGCAACGCCACCACCAGGTGCGCACGCCCGGGGCCCACCCAGCCCACCGGCCCCGCGTACCAGCCCCTGTCCAGCGACTCGTGCTCCACCAGGAACGACAGCGCGCGCTCGCGCGGCGTGCCGCCCACCGCCGGCGTGGGGTGCAGCGCCGTGACGACCTTCGCGGTGTCCACGCCGTCCGCCAGCTCCGCGCGGATGCCCGTGCGCAGGTGCACCACGTTCTTCAGCGCGAGCACGGACGGCTGCGCGTCCGCGGACACGCTCGCCGCCACCGGCGTCAGCGCCTGGAGGATGTAGCGCACCACCGCGTCATGCTCGCGCCGGTCCTTGTCGCTCGCGTCCAGCGCCTCCGCGCCGCCCGGCGCCGCGGACCCCGCGAGCGCTTCGGTCTCCAGCCTGCGCCCGTCCACCCGGCACAGCGTCTCCGGCGTCGCGCCCAGGAAGCCCGTGCCGTCCGGCGCGCGGAAGAGGAACGTCGCGCATCGCGGGTTCTGCTCGCGAAGCCGCGCCAGCACGTCCACCACGTCGAAGGGCTCCGGCCCCTCCGCCTCCAGCGCCCGCGCCAGCACCACCTTGTTCAACTGGCCGGCGCCAATGGCCTCCACCGCGCGGTCCACCAGCGCCTCGAAGTCCGGCCGGGACGAAGCCGTGCGCAGCGCGACCGGCGCGCCCACCGGATGGCGGTAGGACGAAGGGAAGGACGCTCGCACGCGCTCCAGCCGCGAGCGCACCACGTCCTCCGCGCCCTGCCCCTCCGGAGCGAAGACCGCGACCGCCAGCGCGCTGCCCTCGCGCCACACCAGCACCTCCGGCAGCGTCCAGCGCGCCAGCCCATGCGAACGCCACGCGCCATCCACCGGCTGCGTGGGGCTGAAGCGCATGCCGCCGAACCAGGGGCCCGGCATCTGGGGGGACACCGCGTCCAGCCACCGCACGCTGTCGTGACCGAGCGCGCCCAGCACCGCGGGCAACTCACCGGGCGCATGCGCTTCGAGCACGCCCGCCTCGCCCCACCCCGCCACCGCCTCGCGCGCCACCGGCCGCTCCCAGTACACGGAAGGAACGCCGAGGCTGCCCGCTCCGGCCAGCGGATCCACGCCGGGCAGCGGCATCATCCCGGCGACCCATCGCGGATCCTCAGCGGGACTGAGCGGCGTCATCAGCCATTCTCCTGCACCTCGGGGGAGGCGAGTGACATCACCTTCGATTGTCTTCTAAGCGATCTCGGCTATACATGCACCAAGGAGTTCAAAACCGCTTGAACTCCATGGAATCTGAATTCAAGTAACTCCAGCGAGGGAGCCGCCGTGGGAGGCCAGCAACCAGACGACCCAGCCGGGCGGCGTGACCCGGGTGCACACCGCGTCCTTCGCGCAGCGCGTCCAGCCGGCACCCGCGTGCAGGTGGGGGCCGTGGAGGTGGGCGGGCCCGGCTTCGTGGTGATGGCGGGGCCGTGCGCGGTGGAGGGCGCCGAGCAGTTGGAACTGGCGGCCCGCGCGGTGGCGCAGGCGGGCGCGCACATGCTGCGTGGAGGCGTGTTCAAGCCGCGCACCAGTCCGTATGCGTTCCAGGGCATGGGGGAGCCGGGGCTGAAGCTGTTGGTGGACGCCGGGCGGCGCCACGGCCTACCCATCATCAGCGAGGTGATGGAGACCGAGCAGCTGCCCCTGATGGCGCAGCACTCGGACATCCTCCAGGTGGGCGCGCGGAACATGCAGAACTTCGGGCTCCTGCGCGCGCTGGGGAAGCTGCGCAAGCCGGTGCTGCTCAAGCGCGGGCTGTCCGCCACGGTGCAGGAGTGGCTCAACGCCGCCGAGTACATCCTGGCGGGCGGCAACGAGCAGGTGATGCTCTGCGAGCGCGGCATCCGCACCTTCGAGACCGCGATGCGCAACACGCTGGACCTGGCCGCGGTGGCGTGGGCGAAGGAGCGCACGCACCTGCCGGTCATCGTGGATCCCTCGCATGCGACGGGCATTCCTTCCCTTATCGCGCCCATGTCGCTGGCGGCGGCGGCCTGCGGTGCGGATGGATTGTTGATTGAAGTCCACCCCCGGCCGGAGCAGGCGCTGTGCGACGGTCAGCAGGCGATGTCGCCCGGGGATTTCGCTACGTTGATGCAACGGCTGCCGGGCGTGCTCGCCGCGGTGGACCGTCACCTTTGGACGCCGGCGGGGCCGGCACAGATCGCGGGGGCGCGATGAGCACCGAAGTCCGTCAGATGTTCTCCTCCATCGCCACGCGCTACGACGTGACGAACGAAGTCCTCTCGCTCGGCATCCACCGCCTGTGGCGGCGCGCGGCGGTGAAGCTCAGCGGCGCGAAGGAAGGCAGCCACGTGCTGGACTGCGCGACCGGCACGGGCGACCTGGCGCTGGCGTTCAAGCGCAAGGTGGGCTCCACGGGCCGCGTGGTGGGCACGGACTTCTGCCCGGAGATGCTGGAGAGCGCGCCGGCCAAGGCGGCCAAGGCGGGGCTGGAGGTGGAGTTCCAGGTGCAGGACGCCATGGCGCTCACCCTGCCGGACAACACGTTCGACGTGGCGTCCATCTCCTTCGGCATCCGCAACGTGGATGATCCGGTGAAGTGCCTCCAGGAGATGGCGCGCGTGGTGCGCCCCGGAGGCCGCGTGGTGGTGCTGGAGTTCGGCCAGCCCACGGGCCCGTACGGCGCGCTGTTCCGCTTCTACAGCAAGACGGTGATGCCGGCGATTGGCGGCCTGCTCACGGGCAACCGCGCGGCGTACCAGTACCTGCCCCGCACCGCCGCGGCCTTCCCCGCCGGCGACCGCTTCCTCTCCCTGATGGACCAGGCCGGCGCCTACTCCGAGCGCGCCGCCCACCCCCTGCTGTTTGGAACCGCCTACGTCTATGTCGGCACCGTCCGTTGAGGCCCGACGCCTCCTCGTCCAGCAACTCGTCGCGTCGGTAGACCCCAGACTCCAGCAGGCGCTCCAGGGGGCCCTTTCGTCCCCGGGGCCCTGCCCCCGCCCCATGGGCGCGCAGACCGTCGTCATCGCGGGCCACCGCGCGGCCGGCAAGACGCGCCTGTTGCCGCTCGTCTCGAAGCTGCTCGGGCGCACCGGGCTGGACCTGGACGCGGAGCTGGAGCGCCGGCATGGGCGCCCGCTCCGCACCTGGGTGGCTGAATCCCCCACCACCTTCCGCGCCGCCGAGCGCGAGACGCTGGGCCTCCTGCCCCAGGGCAGCGTGGTGGCGGTGGGCGGCGGCTTCCTGTCGCATCACCCGGAAGCGCTCGCGGGGCACTTCACGCTCGTCGTCCCCGTCACCTTCGACACGTATCGCGAGCGGCTGATGGCGGACACCACGCGCCCCCGGCTGCGCACGGATGTGTCGCTGGAGGAGGAGCTCCACTCGCTGTTCCATGAACGCGAGGCGCTGCACGCCCGCGTCCCCACCATCTCCCTGGCGGACTTCCTCCGGGGCTGCCTTGCCCAGGAGCCTGACTGATGGCCACCCGGCGCATCATCACCCTGCCCCCCACGCTCACCGGCGCGGACGCCGTCACCTTCGCGCGCGACGGCCTCCAGCGGGGCGCGGACGTCATCGAGGTGCGGACCGACCTGCATGCTCCCGGTGATATCGATCCGGACGCGCTCGCCCGCGTGATGCCGCTGCTCGTCTCCGAGCGGGGCAAGCCGCTGCCCGCGCCGTGGATCCAGGCCGCGTGGCGCGTGGACCGCGACGTGGAGCGCGCGCAGGACATGGACGCGCCGCCAGGGAAGCTGCTCGCGTCACACCACGCGGAAGGTCCGCTGACGACGACGGAGGCGCTCCAGCGCTGGTCCCGCCCCATTCCGCCGGATGCGCTGGTGAAGCACGTGGAGCCCATGGACGGGCCCGCGCACCTGGAGGTGCTGCTCCAGACGCAGGCCGCATTGTCCCAGCGCTTTGGCGCCGAGCGCGTCACCGTGCTGGGCATGGGGCCGGTCGCCATCCCGGCGCGCGCGGTGCTCTCGCGCAGGAACGGCCTGGAGTACGTGGCCATGGGTGGCCCGTGGACGGCGGCCCCGGGACAGCGCCTTCTGGACGACGTGGTGCGCGAGCACCGCAAGGCGAAGGATCCGCACGCGCCGCGCCTGGGCATCCTGGGCACGGCCATTCCGCACTCGCGCTCGCCGCGCATCCACCGACAGCCGTTCGACCGCATCGACCTGGCCGAGGACGCGCCGGTGGAGGCGGTGGTGGACGCGCTCTTGCCGCACTACGCGGGCTTCGCCGTGACGAGCCCGTTCAAGATGCGGCTCGCGAAGCACACGGGCTCGTCGCTGGACGCCATCAACACGCTGGTGCGCCGGGGCTCGCGGTGGGAGTCCTTCAACACCGACACGGAAGGCGCGCGCGCGGTGCTGGAGCGCCTGGGCGCGAAGGACGTGTCGGTGCTGGGCGACGGCGGCTCCACGCAGGCCCTGCGGCTGGTGGCCGCTGAACATGGATTCGCCCTGCGGGTCGTGAAGCGCGCGGAGATACAAGCCCCGCTGTCCGGGGATTGGGTCTGGACATGGCCGGACCGCGTGGCCCCCCCCGAAAACCTGCGATTCCAGGGGGCACGCGTGGCGGTGATCGCATACGGTGCGCCCGGCCGGCGCGTCGCCGCGGAGATCGTTCGCCGCGGGGGCACCCCTCTCCTGCTAGGTGCGGCGTGGTTCGTCGCCCAGGCCCGGCGGCAGCGACAACTCTGGGAAACGGCGACATGAATACCTTTGGCACCCTCTTCCGGTTGACGACGTTCGGCGAAAGCCATGGCCCCGCGCTGGGCTCCGTCATCGACGGCTGCCCCGCGGGCGTTCCGCTCACGCGCGAGGTGATCCAGGCGGCCCTGGATCGCCGGCGTCCCGGGCAGTCCGCCCTGGTGACCCCGCGCAACGAGCCCGACACCGTGGAAATCCTCTCCGGCGTCTTCCAGGACAAGACGCTGGGCACGCCCATCGCGGCCATCGTGCGCAACGCGAACCAGCGCTCGCAGGACTACAACCAGCTGGCCAGCGTGGACCGGCCGGGTCACGCGGACGCCGTGTGGCGCGAGCGCTACAAGCACCGCGACCACCGGGGCGGCGGCCGCACCAGCGGACGTGAGACGCTCTGCCGCGTCATCGGCGGCGCCATCGCGGAGGCGTACCTCGCGCGCGACCTGCCCTCCATCAGCACCGTGGCCTACGTCTCCCAGGTGGGCGAGCTGGTCGCGCCCGTTCCGGCGCCGGGCCTCACCCGCGCCATGGTGGACGCGCACCCCACCCGCTGCCCGGATGAAGCCGTCCGTGAAGAGATGGCCCGGCAGATCCTCGCCGCGAAGGAGGCTGGCGACAGCCTGGGCGGATCCATCGACGTGCGCGTGGAGGGCCTGCCCGTCGGCCTGGGCGAGCCCATCTTCGGCAAGCTGAAGGCGCTCATCGCGCAGGCGCTGGGCAGCATCGGCGCCGTCACCGGTGTCATGTGGGGTCCGCCGGATCTGCTCCAGCGCATCGGCCAGCCCGGCACGAAGTTCCACTCCGTGAAGGACGCGTACGGCGGCATCCAGGGTGGGCTCGCCAACGGTGAGCCCATGCAGGTGCGCGCCTTCTTCAAGCCGCCCGCGACGCTGGCGGATCACGCCAAGGGCGGCCGTCACGACCCGTGCATCATGCCCCGCGCCGTCCCGGTGCTGGAGGCCATGGTGTCGCTCGTCATCGCCGACCTCGTCCAGCAACTCAACGCCCGCCCCCACTCCGCATGAGCCCGCTTCCTCCCGGTTCCTACCGCCCCCCCAACGACCGCTGGGGTTCCTTCACGAAGCTCGTCGCCAGGCTGCCCGAGGGCAGCGTCGCCGTGGTGGACCGCACCGTCGCGAAGTTCCACCCCACGCTCCTCCCCGCCATCGAGGCCCGCAAGCCCCGCGCCATCATCCAGCTGGTCGGCGGTGAGCGTGCCAAGAGCCTCATCTCGCTCCACAAGGTGCTCACGGGCGGCATCAACCTGCCGCGCTCCGGCACGCTCGTCGCCGTGGGCGGAGGCACCGTGGGCGACGTGGCCACCGTGGCCGCGCACCTGCTCAAGCGTGGCGTGCGGCTGTTGCAGGTGCCCACCACGCTGCTCGCGGCGGTGGACAGCAGCCTGGGCGGCAAGGGCGCGGTGGACCTCGTCGTGCGCGGCCGCGTGGTGAAGAACCCCGCGGGCGTCTTCCACTACGCGGACGAGACGTGGCTGTGCCCGGAGCTGTACGCCACGCTGTCCGACGCGCAGGTGCGCGAGGGCTCCATCGAGGCGTGGAAGATGGTCGCGTCGCTGGATGCGTCCCTCTTCAAGCGCTACGTGCGCACGCCTCCGAAGCTGGAGAAGCTGGTGAAGGACGCGCGCGGCCTGAAGGAGGACGTCTGCGCGAAGGACCCGTACGAGCATCAGGGCCTGCGCCGCGTGCTCAACTTCGGCCACACCTTCGGACACGTGCTGGAGAGCCTGTCGCGCTTCAAGCTGTCTCACGGCGACGCGGTGGGCCTGGGCATCCTCTGGGCCCTGGACGTGGGCCGGCACCTGGGCATCACGCCGGAGCCCGTGGCGCATGACGTGGAGCGCGCGCTGGCCCGGGGCCCGGGGGTGCTCGGACGCGACCGCGCCGCGGAGATCGCCCAGCGCGCGCCGCTGAAGGACGTGGTCGCGCTGCTGGACGCCGACAAGAAGGCCGGCGCCAACGGCGAGCTGCGCATGGTGCTGCTCACCGCCGTGGGCACCGCCGAGGTCGTGGATGTGATGCCGAAGACGTGGCGGGCCCTGTGGCCCGCCTGGACCCGTGGAGCCCGCCCGTGAGCCACGCCTCTCCGAACCGCCTCACCGTCGACCCGAGCGCCTTGAGCGCCTCACCGCTCACCCCGCCCGTGTCGAAGTCGGACGCCCAGCGAGCCCTGGTGTTGGGACACCTCACGGGCGCCTGGCCGCTGCCGTCGGTGCAGGCGGAATCGGACGAGGACCTCCCCGCCGACGTGCGCGTGCTGCGCCGGGGCGTGGAGGCCCTGCGCCTTCCCGCGGGCCCCGTGCGCGACGTGGACTGCGCGGACGGAGGTGCTCCGTTCCGCATCCTCGTCACGCAGGCCGCGGTGACGCCCGGCGCGCGCGTGCGCTTCACCGGCACCCCCCGCCTGGGCGAGCGCCCGCACGGCCCGCTCTTCACGTCGCTGAAACAGGCCCTGGGCCCCGCGGGCCTCACGCTCACCGAGGGCACCCCGTGGCCGGTGGAGCTGCACGCGCCCCAGGACACGACGAAGGTGCCGCCGGTGTTCCGCGTGCCGGGCGCGCAGAGCAGCCAGTACGCCTCCAGCCTGCTGTTGGGCTGCGCCGAGCGCTTCCTCCGGGAGAAGCGCTCGTGGAGCGTGGAGATCGAAGGCACGCTCACCAGCGCCGGCTACATGGACCTCACGGTGGCGTGGCTGCGCCGCTTCGGCTTCACCGTGGAACAGTCCGAAGGTCACTACTCCGTCACGGGGTATCAGGCGCCCGAATCCGTCCCATCACTGCCGGGCGACTGGTCGTCGCTGGGCTACCTGGTGCTCATCGCCTGGCGCACGGGCGGCACGGCGGAGCGCGCGGAGCCCCAGAGCGCCCACCCGGACCAGGCGATCCTCCGGCTGGCCGCTGAAGTGGGCCTGAAGATGCTCCCGTCGGGCGCGCCCAACACCTGGCGCTTCGAGGGTGAGGCCACGGGCGAGCTGCGCGCGACGGGCAAGGAGTGCCCGGACCTGCTGCCCACGCTGGCGGCGCTCGCGTGCGTGCTGCCCCGGCCCACCACGCTCAGCGACGTGGGCATCCTGCGGGTCAAGGAGAGCGACCGGCTGGAGGGCATCCGCACGTTGGTGTCCGCCTACGGCGGCACCACGGAGCTGTCGGCCGGAGCCGACAGTGAGACGCTCCGCATCGTCCCTCCGAAGGTGAAGCCCGCGCGCTTCGCCATGGACAGCCGGGGTGACCACCGCCTGGCGATGTCAGCGGCCACCCTGTGTGTGCTGTCCGGGGTGCCTCTGGATCTGACGGGGCCGGAGTGCGTGGAGAAGAGCTTCCCGGGCTTCTGGCGGCAGCTCGCGCGGGCCGGCGTCCGCTATTCCTGAGCGGGCGCGCGGACCGGAAACTTCGCCTCTAAGACTTATCGTTCTTTTTTGTTGAAAGCGTCCTCCGCCCTGTGAAATCTCCGCCCATGCCCAAGGACACGCTGACCGTCACCGACAATCGGACCGGGAAGACGTACGAGATCCCGATCGAGAACGGCTGTATCCGCACCCCCGACCT
The sequence above is drawn from the Corallococcus sp. NCRR genome and encodes:
- the menC gene encoding o-succinylbenzoate synthase; the protein is MRIIEATLTPLHLTLANPLKTARGSYSTRDGFLVRLRDEEGHVGQGEAMPLPEFGTESLALTHTVLRGWLSALKGQTLEDSIEGVEATLVPSASEELRQRGARIRGIDPEEPVPAAQHGLELALLDLVAQRKGVPLCWLLAEEARQEVLVNALLSAEDPEALAREARAAVEEGYQTLKVKVAGRSLDEDEARVRAVRDAVGPRVRLRLDANGGWTEPEANRALDRLGWYDLELVEQPTPPEDLQALWRVQRRAPCIIAADETLATPAAVRTLLTMDLGGGPAVGAVVIKPMVLGGLLPSMVVALRAARMGMHAYVTSSIDGVVARAGAAHLASALPSGELASGLAVGRLFADEPRDHPYQPRGGLVRLRDLPGLGLNPDFNREH
- a CDS encoding 1,4-dihydroxy-2-naphthoate polyprenyltransferase, with protein sequence MAVRPKTLTAGAVPVLVGTALAYGNGVGRLLPALAALVGAVLIQIGTNFINDFYDYKKGADTEERLGPKRVTQSGLIAPGTVLLGGLGCFALATLVGLYLVAVGGWPIVAIGVASLLCGYAYTGGPFPLAYLGLGDLFVLIFFGIVAVTGTYYVQAGVVSPAAWWASVPVGAIGTCLIVVNNQRDASTDVKAGKRTMAVRFGQGFGRAEYVLLLVASYVTPFVLFARGYASAWVFLPLLSLPLVAPPLKLMLKAEGAALNPALGGTAKLQMVFGLLFAAGLYLR
- the menH gene encoding 2-succinyl-6-hydroxy-2,4-cyclohexadiene-1-carboxylate synthase, with translation MGVTLAYDIWGEGPHTLLALHGFTGSGASFEHLRPLLGRSVRVVAVDLPGHGRTPLPEKTGRDGFLETVDAVVRLARELGGHVDLLGYSQGARVALGAAVRAPECFGRLIMESGSPGLHRRQERSERREADAKLVDFIRAKGVDAFVERWEALPLFDGLRRLPEPEQAALRERRKACTAQGLAGALETLGLGVQPDYWPALHRQRLPTLLLTGEQDLKFTALARRMAAELPVVWRHAFAGVTHAPHLEAPEAYVREVLSFLQTPWYEAPQFEHAILAREATHS
- the menD gene encoding 2-succinyl-5-enolpyruvyl-6-hydroxy-3-cyclohexene-1-carboxylic-acid synthase, with amino-acid sequence MSLDANLNVLWSRALLEELVRGGVRHAVVCPGSRSSALALACAHTPGLRVWSVIDERSAGFFALGMAKQSRQPVVLVATSGSAGAHFFPAVVEAAMAQVPLIILTADRPLELQGWGAPQTVPQARFYGDFARMFADVGMPEASSAAIAHLRATAARAVSTACRAPRGAVQLNVPFREPLAPIAQDFGAEKLTALAREGRTDAPLTRISQSSRAPDAAALDEVRARIATTERGVIVCGPRDEDDGFAEAITALSLATGYPVLAEATSQARYGGGPLTVSLYDALLRHEPFARSHTPEVVLRFGGGLTPKSPQQWLDASGADITVFSDEGALYDPAHRATRVVEGNAVLACRALTQALSRGPGRWAQDFVNAERVARNALETALAEQSDGLTEPRLAREVVAALPANALFFVSSSMPIRAVDAFAHGGGVPLRVLANRGANGIDGIVSSAAGMAAAAGRPAVLLSGDLALLHDVGGLVSAARARVPLTVVVVNNDGGGIFSFLPLAQVAKPDEFEALFGTPHGVDLSHAAALAGARFERPTTPTALRAAVRTGLEGGLHLVEVVVDRATNVDAHRHLFTRMAAALGEGPWA
- a CDS encoding isochorismate synthase translates to MTPLSPAEDPRWVAGMMPLPGVDPLAGAGSLGVPSVYWERPVAREAVAGWGEAGVLEAHAPGELPAVLGALGHDSVRWLDAVSPQMPGPWFGGMRFSPTQPVDGAWRSHGLARWTLPEVLVWREGSALAVAVFAPEGQGAEDVVRSRLERVRASFPSSYRHPVGAPVALRTASSRPDFEALVDRAVEAIGAGQLNKVVLARALEAEGPEPFDVVDVLARLREQNPRCATFLFRAPDGTGFLGATPETLCRVDGRRLETEALAGSAAPGGAEALDASDKDRREHDAVVRYILQALTPVAASVSADAQPSVLALKNVVHLRTGIRAELADGVDTAKVVTALHPTPAVGGTPRERALSFLVEHESLDRGWYAGPVGWVGPGRAHLVVALRSALVRGAKARLFVGAGIVAGSSAESEWRETEMKSLAMLRALGGR